From the Syntrophorhabdales bacterium genome, one window contains:
- a CDS encoding DUF4931 domain-containing protein has product MAEVRRDPLSGTWVVVGLTWARRSEVDVCPFCPGNEHLSGSSIREIKGGDGAWLVRSVPATNPIFMIEAQSSKRAEGMYDRMGNVGAHEIVVESRAHTKNLSDFDEQEMTSVFDMYTERILDLKNDKRFKYVQVYRNHGELAGSYMYHPHSHVLATSLIPHGTLLELVNAKEHYLQKERCLLCDITAQEIRQNKRIVAMSENFVAFCPFAPKFPFEVCLLPRFHHHAFESMGDDRALKYEFIRLFLDVIRRVERARSSHTIVIHTSPNLITQETAQEPPELKDYCHWRVEILPRDLRSSRYKREDDFYNLSLTPEEAAQILKSDGT; this is encoded by the coding sequence ATGGCTGAGGTCAGAAGAGACCCTCTTTCCGGCACGTGGGTTGTGGTTGGATTGACGTGGGCCAGGAGAAGCGAAGTGGATGTCTGCCCTTTCTGCCCAGGCAATGAACATCTTTCCGGGAGCTCGATACGAGAGATCAAGGGCGGCGATGGCGCATGGCTCGTGCGTTCTGTCCCTGCAACCAATCCGATATTCATGATAGAGGCGCAAAGCAGCAAGAGAGCGGAAGGGATGTACGACAGGATGGGGAACGTGGGCGCTCATGAGATAGTGGTGGAGAGCAGGGCCCACACAAAAAATTTATCCGATTTCGATGAACAGGAGATGACGTCAGTCTTCGACATGTACACAGAACGGATTTTAGACCTGAAAAATGACAAAAGGTTCAAATACGTGCAGGTGTACAGAAACCATGGCGAGCTGGCGGGTTCCTACATGTATCATCCCCATTCGCACGTGCTGGCGACTTCCTTGATCCCTCACGGCACGCTGCTGGAACTGGTCAACGCCAAGGAGCATTACCTGCAGAAGGAACGGTGTCTGTTGTGCGATATCACCGCGCAGGAGATACGGCAGAACAAGCGGATCGTAGCGATGTCCGAGAACTTCGTCGCGTTCTGTCCCTTTGCCCCGAAGTTCCCTTTTGAAGTCTGCCTGCTCCCGAGGTTTCACCACCACGCCTTCGAATCCATGGGTGACGACAGGGCGTTGAAATATGAATTCATCCGTCTGTTCCTCGACGTGATACGGCGCGTTGAGCGTGCCAGGAGCTCCCACACCATCGTAATCCATACGTCACCCAATCTGATAACGCAGGAAACAGCCCAGGAGCCTCCCGAGCTCAAGGACTATTGCCACTGGCGCGTAGAGATACTGCCGAGAGACCTCAGATCGTCCCGGTACAAACGGGAAGATGATTTCTACAACCTGTCATTGACTCCGGAAGAAGCGGCGCAGATTCTGAAATCTGACGGAACCTGA
- a CDS encoding 2-oxoacid:acceptor oxidoreductase family protein, translating to MTEIRFHGRGGQGAVTSAELVAQAAIGEGLYAQAFPNFGPERRGAPVLSFLRVSDKPIRIRSKVYKPDVIVILDPTLLSSASPTEGLKKDGLVVINSNKPEEELRKLFPGFRIAAVDASRIAREEMGVPITNTTMLGSLVKATKIIKLSSLDLPTKQRFGLIAQKNVKAYTRAFEETQMIVQG from the coding sequence ATGACTGAGATTCGGTTTCACGGTAGAGGCGGCCAGGGTGCGGTCACCTCGGCAGAGCTTGTTGCGCAGGCCGCAATAGGTGAAGGCCTCTATGCCCAGGCGTTTCCGAATTTCGGTCCGGAGCGCAGGGGGGCGCCTGTGCTTTCCTTCCTGCGGGTCTCCGACAAGCCCATTCGTATCCGTTCGAAGGTGTATAAGCCCGACGTGATCGTGATTCTCGATCCGACCCTTCTTTCTTCTGCGAGCCCCACAGAGGGGCTCAAGAAAGACGGCCTCGTCGTGATCAACAGCAACAAGCCCGAGGAGGAACTGCGCAAACTTTTTCCCGGATTCAGGATCGCAGCCGTAGATGCTTCGCGCATCGCCCGTGAAGAGATGGGCGTACCAATCACGAATACCACGATGTTAGGCAGTCTCGTCAAAGCAACAAAGATCATAAAGCTCTCCTCACTTGATCTCCCCACAAAACAACGGTTCGGCCTGATCGCACAGAAGAATGTCAAGGCCTACACCAGGGCGTTCGAGGAAACGCAGATGATAGTACAGGGATGA
- the nrdD gene encoding anaerobic ribonucleoside-triphosphate reductase, which translates to MTETTDLNLFVRTSEEDISEWNRDKIVDAMMRETLIDQDTATAISRDVESLIRKSGIKVVTAPLIREMVNARLIERGMESARKMHTRLGMPIYDVDTLILHPNKENANVPHGPEATNLTLAERIKKEFALLSVFSQDVADAHMNGDIHLHDLGFVDRPYCSGQSLEYIKKFGLDLPHSLSMAKPAKHPEVLLAHLVKFAAALQSHFAGAIGWDAVNIFFAPYLEGMSDNDVKQLAQMLIFEFSQQAVARGGQAIFTDINLYWEIPKHFVDVPAIGPGGKFTGKTYGQYEKEAQRFVWKLFDVFKEGDGAGRPFFFPKPLVHITEKFFKTEGYKDFLDHICDVASDKGNTYFVFDRGETAKISECCRLSFKLDEHDLLDAKEPWRMRYCALQNVSLNLPRIAYMAQQDDTKLFSLLTERFMLAVKAHKEKRAFIERLLSAGENGPLALLTMNRDGMSYLRMNKASHLVGMVGLNEMVQIHSGEQLHDSKKALKFGLKILAHMKLLADKMKRQEGMRLVLEQTPAESTSYRFARLDMRYFSPASGRVVKGDVASGEVYYTNSTHLNVRVPMNPIERVSNEGLFHPLIEAGSISHVWMGEAQPSAGAIGDFVLKTFRHTTSDQIAFSPEFTTCNTCHRTSRGLRDDCAYCGSADIDGITRITGYFTKVSSWNKGKLGELKDRYRNAEYFAQGQDVEKQKVAAG; encoded by the coding sequence ATGACCGAAACAACTGACTTAAATCTCTTCGTCCGAACTTCCGAGGAGGATATTTCGGAGTGGAACAGGGACAAGATAGTCGACGCCATGATGCGGGAGACCCTCATCGATCAGGACACTGCAACTGCCATAAGCAGGGATGTCGAGTCGCTTATCCGGAAATCAGGCATCAAAGTGGTCACCGCCCCCCTTATCAGGGAAATGGTGAACGCCCGCCTGATAGAGCGGGGGATGGAAAGCGCACGCAAGATGCACACCCGTCTTGGTATGCCTATCTACGACGTCGACACGCTTATACTCCATCCGAACAAAGAGAATGCAAATGTCCCGCACGGTCCAGAGGCAACGAACCTTACGCTGGCCGAAAGGATTAAGAAAGAATTCGCCCTCCTCTCTGTTTTTTCCCAGGACGTTGCCGACGCCCACATGAACGGTGATATTCACCTCCACGACCTCGGTTTCGTCGACCGGCCGTACTGCAGCGGTCAGTCGCTCGAGTACATAAAGAAATTCGGCCTGGACTTGCCCCATTCCTTGTCAATGGCAAAGCCCGCAAAACACCCTGAGGTGCTCCTTGCGCACCTGGTAAAGTTCGCAGCTGCCTTGCAGAGCCATTTTGCGGGCGCAATCGGCTGGGATGCGGTAAATATCTTTTTTGCGCCGTACCTGGAAGGCATGAGCGACAACGATGTCAAGCAGCTCGCGCAGATGCTCATATTCGAGTTCTCCCAGCAGGCTGTGGCGCGCGGCGGCCAGGCGATATTTACGGACATCAACCTCTACTGGGAGATTCCCAAACACTTTGTTGACGTGCCGGCTATCGGTCCGGGAGGCAAATTCACGGGCAAAACATACGGTCAGTATGAGAAGGAAGCGCAGCGTTTCGTGTGGAAGCTCTTCGACGTGTTCAAAGAAGGGGACGGCGCGGGCAGGCCGTTCTTCTTCCCGAAGCCGCTGGTTCATATCACGGAGAAGTTTTTCAAAACCGAAGGGTACAAGGATTTTCTGGACCATATATGCGACGTGGCATCAGACAAGGGTAACACCTATTTCGTATTTGATCGCGGTGAGACAGCCAAGATCTCTGAGTGCTGCCGCTTGAGTTTCAAGTTGGATGAACATGACCTGCTCGACGCGAAGGAGCCCTGGAGGATGCGTTATTGCGCGCTGCAGAATGTTTCTCTCAACCTTCCGCGTATCGCGTACATGGCGCAGCAGGACGATACGAAGCTGTTCAGTCTTCTGACGGAACGCTTCATGCTTGCAGTCAAGGCCCACAAGGAGAAGAGGGCCTTCATCGAGAGGCTGCTCTCCGCGGGTGAAAATGGGCCGCTGGCGCTTTTAACGATGAACCGGGACGGCATGTCCTATCTGAGAATGAACAAGGCATCTCATCTCGTGGGCATGGTCGGCCTCAACGAAATGGTTCAGATCCACAGCGGCGAACAGCTGCACGATTCCAAGAAAGCGTTGAAGTTCGGTCTCAAGATTCTTGCTCACATGAAGCTCCTCGCCGATAAAATGAAGAGGCAGGAGGGAATGAGGCTTGTTTTAGAGCAGACACCGGCGGAGAGTACGAGTTACCGGTTCGCGCGGCTTGATATGCGCTACTTCTCTCCCGCATCCGGCAGAGTCGTGAAGGGAGATGTAGCTTCAGGTGAAGTCTATTACACCAATTCAACCCATCTCAATGTGCGGGTTCCCATGAATCCCATTGAAAGGGTCAGCAACGAGGGGCTCTTCCATCCTCTGATAGAGGCAGGTTCCATCTCGCATGTCTGGATGGGTGAAGCGCAACCGTCGGCGGGTGCCATTGGCGACTTCGTGCTGAAGACTTTCCGCCACACCACCAGCGATCAGATAGCCTTCTCGCCCGAGTTCACCACCTGCAACACGTGTCATCGCACGTCGCGGGGCTTGAGAGATGACTGTGCGTACTGCGGCTCGGCCGACATTGACGGTATCACACGCATCACCGGTTACTTTACCAAAGTCTCAAGCTGGAATAAGGGGAAGCTGGGAGAGCTGAAAGATCGTTACCGTAACGCAGAGTATTTTGCACAGGGCCAGGATGTAGAGAAGCAGAAAGTAGCGGCGGGTTGA
- the cysS gene encoding cysteine--tRNA ligase, with protein MSLAIYNTFTGKKEEFIPVTPGHVKCYVCGITVYDHSHVGHARSVIVFDVIYRYLASLGYELTYVRNYTDIDDKIIKRANAEGRDWKEIAGTYIASFEEDMAALGVMPPTVQPKATEHIEDMITFIERLVERGCAYEIDGSVYFSVRNYDGYGALSGRSLEEMIAGARVEVDERKKDPLDFALWKASKPGEPFWESPWGKGRPGWHIECSVMSTKYLGNPFDFHGGGKDLVFPHHENERAQTECATGRKFVNYWVHNGFVTMQREKMSKSLGNFLTIKDFLKWYHPEVLRLFFLSTHYRNPIDYTEQSLDNAQSALQKLYYTLARIRELRKGENAVSSPAEGHASPELQEIEKRFYEAMNDDFNTALALSALFDLSRILNRMVDEPDESKRPAVAHGEQLFTSMSSKLGLISEDPDSFGRGELLRHLKRVGLDEAAVQKAIEDRSEARKRKNYKEADDIRNMLLEKGIILLDTPNGTTWRTK; from the coding sequence ATGAGTCTCGCCATTTACAATACATTCACAGGGAAAAAAGAGGAATTCATTCCGGTAACCCCCGGCCATGTGAAGTGCTATGTCTGCGGTATCACGGTCTATGATCATTCGCATGTGGGCCATGCACGCAGCGTCATAGTCTTTGACGTAATCTATCGTTATCTCGCGAGCCTCGGGTATGAACTCACCTATGTCAGGAATTACACCGATATCGACGACAAGATTATCAAGCGGGCCAACGCAGAAGGCAGGGACTGGAAAGAAATTGCCGGGACATACATAGCCTCTTTCGAGGAAGACATGGCTGCGCTCGGGGTCATGCCTCCCACCGTTCAGCCAAAAGCCACGGAACACATCGAGGACATGATCACCTTTATCGAACGCCTTGTGGAGCGGGGCTGCGCCTATGAGATTGACGGCAGCGTCTACTTCTCGGTGAGGAACTACGACGGGTACGGCGCCTTGTCCGGAAGAAGCCTCGAGGAAATGATCGCAGGGGCACGTGTCGAGGTGGACGAACGAAAGAAGGATCCTCTCGACTTTGCCCTGTGGAAGGCATCAAAACCCGGGGAGCCGTTCTGGGAATCCCCGTGGGGCAAGGGAAGGCCGGGCTGGCATATCGAGTGCTCTGTCATGAGCACCAAGTACCTGGGTAACCCTTTCGATTTTCACGGAGGAGGCAAGGACCTGGTTTTCCCGCACCATGAGAATGAACGTGCCCAGACCGAGTGCGCGACAGGAAGAAAGTTCGTCAATTACTGGGTCCACAACGGCTTCGTAACCATGCAACGTGAGAAGATGTCAAAGTCGCTGGGGAACTTCCTTACCATCAAAGATTTCTTGAAGTGGTACCATCCCGAGGTCCTGCGCCTCTTTTTTCTATCCACCCATTACAGGAACCCGATCGATTACACGGAGCAATCCCTGGACAACGCTCAGAGCGCGTTGCAGAAACTCTATTACACGCTCGCCAGAATTCGCGAGCTGCGAAAGGGAGAGAATGCCGTCTCATCTCCCGCCGAAGGCCACGCCAGCCCTGAGCTTCAGGAAATCGAGAAAAGATTCTACGAGGCCATGAACGACGACTTCAACACGGCGCTGGCCCTTTCAGCGCTGTTCGATCTGTCGAGAATCCTCAACCGGATGGTGGACGAGCCGGATGAAAGCAAGCGGCCCGCAGTCGCCCACGGAGAGCAGCTTTTCACGTCGATGAGTTCAAAGCTGGGGCTCATCAGCGAGGATCCGGACTCCTTCGGCAGGGGCGAACTGCTCCGTCACCTGAAAAGGGTTGGGCTGGACGAGGCTGCAGTGCAGAAGGCCATCGAGGACCGCTCAGAGGCGCGCAAGCGCAAGAACTACAAAGAAGCGGACGATATCCGCAACATGCTGCTCGAAAAGGGCATCATCCTGCTCGACACACCAAACGGCACCACATGGAGGACAAAATGA